Proteins co-encoded in one Prescottella sp. R16 genomic window:
- a CDS encoding tetratricopeptide repeat protein yields the protein MSGAVDLSGLKERATQPPAPAAPAGSAPAGGTGLAPVVDVTEATFQAEVLERSMQVLVVVDLWATWCEPCKQLSPVLEKLAHEGGGNWVLAKIDVDANPGIAQAFGVQSVPTVVALAGGQPLADFAGAQPEAQLREWIAALQQAVDGKLTGPPSAGPVEPEPEDPRFVAAENALEQGDFEGAMAAYRLVLNSEPGNTQAQAALRQVTFLARVQDLPQDVYDTAEAQPDSIDAQFAAADAEMYSQHPEAAFDRLVALVRRTAGDDRTRVRTRLLELFELFDPAEPIVIAARRKLASALY from the coding sequence ATGTCCGGTGCCGTGGATCTCTCCGGTCTCAAGGAGCGCGCGACACAGCCGCCGGCACCCGCAGCCCCGGCCGGATCGGCTCCGGCGGGCGGAACCGGACTCGCGCCCGTCGTCGACGTCACCGAGGCGACGTTCCAGGCCGAGGTGCTCGAGCGGTCCATGCAGGTCCTGGTCGTCGTCGACCTGTGGGCCACCTGGTGTGAGCCGTGCAAACAGCTGTCCCCGGTGCTCGAGAAGCTCGCGCACGAGGGCGGCGGGAACTGGGTGCTCGCGAAGATCGACGTCGACGCCAACCCGGGTATCGCGCAGGCGTTCGGGGTGCAGTCGGTGCCGACGGTCGTCGCGCTCGCCGGCGGACAGCCGCTCGCCGACTTCGCGGGCGCGCAGCCGGAGGCGCAGCTGCGGGAATGGATCGCGGCACTGCAGCAGGCCGTCGACGGCAAGCTGACCGGTCCGCCGTCGGCCGGACCAGTCGAACCCGAGCCGGAGGATCCGCGATTCGTCGCGGCCGAGAACGCGCTCGAACAGGGCGACTTCGAGGGCGCGATGGCCGCCTACCGGCTCGTGCTCAATTCCGAGCCCGGCAACACGCAGGCGCAGGCGGCGCTGCGTCAGGTCACGTTCCTCGCCCGCGTCCAGGATCTACCGCAGGACGTCTACGACACCGCGGAGGCGCAGCCGGACTCCATCGACGCGCAGTTCGCGGCCGCCGACGCCGAGATGTACTCGCAGCATCCAGAGGCCGCGTTCGACCGGCTCGTCGCGCTGGTGCGCCGCACCGCCGGCGACGACCGCACCCGGGTCCGGACCCGGCTGCTCGAACTGTTCGAGCTGTTCGATCCGGCGGAGCCGATCGTGATCGCCGCCCGCCGCAAGCTCGCGTCGGCGCTGTACTGA
- a CDS encoding metallopeptidase has translation MTRPCLRAAALTLAAALTATGCATTTDGRAVSIYDDPFTVAGLPAHDGPSGPRAGTPDTVRAVVGGDDSAVDRLAVNAITDIETYWAAEYPTIFKGTFTPVSELMSWNPDDTDGPRFCGIGTDDLVNAAYCTRQDVVGWDRTYLLPALVDAFGPMSVVMVLAHEYGHAIQQKSGLVGDDDPGIVLEQQADCFAGAFVRHVAEDDAAHFTLDTGEGLNSVLAATVAVRDTEPGAADSVHGSAFERVTAVQIGFTDGPAACTGIDADEIASRRADLPQHYEGRSDDGELPVTEESVRAIVDSFGAVFALADPPTLDLTGIDTDCADADATAPVSYCPATNTIGVDLSALVERGRPVSGTDDDATALVSVDVTGDYSAYVLLASRYTLAVQKAAGMPLSGPQTALRAACLSGAVTAALSPGNPRAADVAARVWLSPGDLDEAISGLLSDGLAASDVDGVTVPSGFSRVDAFRTGVLGGQPTCAGRYR, from the coding sequence GTGACGCGACCCTGCCTGCGCGCCGCGGCCCTCACCCTCGCCGCAGCCCTCACCGCCACCGGTTGCGCAACGACCACCGACGGCCGCGCCGTCTCCATCTACGACGACCCGTTCACCGTCGCCGGCCTGCCCGCCCACGACGGCCCCAGCGGCCCCAGAGCCGGTACCCCCGACACCGTCCGCGCCGTCGTCGGCGGCGACGACAGCGCCGTCGACCGGCTCGCCGTCAACGCCATCACCGACATCGAAACCTATTGGGCCGCCGAGTATCCGACGATCTTCAAGGGCACGTTCACACCGGTGTCCGAGCTGATGTCGTGGAATCCCGACGACACCGACGGCCCCCGCTTCTGCGGTATCGGCACCGACGACCTCGTCAACGCCGCCTACTGCACCCGCCAGGACGTCGTCGGCTGGGACCGCACCTATCTGCTGCCGGCCCTGGTCGACGCATTCGGGCCCATGTCCGTCGTCATGGTCCTCGCCCACGAGTACGGGCACGCGATCCAGCAGAAGTCCGGGCTCGTCGGCGACGACGATCCCGGTATCGTCCTCGAACAGCAGGCCGACTGTTTCGCCGGGGCATTCGTCCGGCACGTCGCCGAGGACGACGCCGCCCACTTCACCCTCGACACCGGCGAGGGCCTCAACTCGGTCCTCGCGGCGACGGTCGCCGTCCGCGACACCGAACCCGGCGCCGCCGACTCCGTCCACGGCTCCGCGTTCGAGCGGGTCACCGCCGTGCAGATCGGCTTCACCGACGGCCCTGCCGCCTGTACCGGCATCGACGCCGACGAGATCGCCTCCCGCCGCGCCGACCTGCCGCAGCACTACGAGGGACGCAGCGACGACGGCGAACTTCCCGTCACCGAGGAATCGGTGCGCGCCATCGTCGACTCGTTCGGTGCCGTCTTCGCACTCGCCGACCCTCCGACGCTCGATCTCACCGGTATCGACACCGACTGCGCCGACGCCGACGCCACCGCACCCGTGTCGTACTGTCCCGCCACGAACACGATCGGGGTGGATCTGTCGGCCCTCGTCGAACGCGGACGGCCCGTCTCCGGTACCGACGACGACGCCACCGCACTGGTCAGCGTCGACGTGACCGGCGACTACAGCGCCTATGTGCTGCTCGCATCCCGGTACACGCTCGCGGTGCAGAAGGCCGCCGGAATGCCGCTGTCCGGGCCGCAGACGGCGCTGCGGGCCGCGTGCCTGTCCGGGGCCGTCACCGCCGCTCTCAGCCCCGGCAACCCTCGCGCGGCGGACGTCGCAGCCCGTGTGTGGTTGTCCCCCGGCGACCTCGACGAGGCCATCTCCGGGCTGCTGTCCGACGGCCTCGCCGCCAGCGACGTCGACGGCGTCACCGTACCGAGCGGTTTCTCCCGCGTCGACGCGTTCCGCACCGGTGTCCTGGGCGGGCAGCCGACGTGCGCCGGCCGCTACCGCTGA